A single genomic interval of Lacrimispora sphenoides JCM 1415 harbors:
- a CDS encoding DUF975 family protein produces MSRKALKFDAKDAMRNALVSPIMVTIIMGIIMVALSAVQGFLDIWQNMIDNAGAYVDSGQTGAFVVSSIIFLVINIVVSTIIQFGYQSYCLKVANRDDTMSYGDLFGSVRYLLKALGLILMVSLLTFLWTLLLIIPGIIAAYRYSQAVIIMVEDPSKGIMQCIRESKEMMVGHKWEFFVLELSFILWQLLGLVTCGLAFVYVYPYMKVTFANYYNAIKPNAVVFEEATVIE; encoded by the coding sequence ATGAGTAGAAAAGCCTTAAAATTTGATGCAAAGGATGCCATGAGGAATGCGCTGGTAAGTCCTATTATGGTTACAATAATAATGGGTATCATCATGGTTGCATTATCTGCGGTGCAGGGTTTTCTGGATATATGGCAGAACATGATAGACAATGCGGGCGCTTATGTAGATTCAGGCCAGACTGGAGCATTTGTAGTCAGCAGCATTATTTTTTTAGTTATTAATATTGTTGTTAGCACCATTATCCAGTTTGGGTATCAGTCTTACTGTTTAAAAGTTGCTAACAGGGATGATACTATGTCATATGGGGATTTATTCGGATCTGTAAGGTATTTGTTAAAAGCTCTGGGATTGATTCTCATGGTGTCTTTACTTACTTTTTTGTGGACGTTGCTTTTAATCATTCCGGGAATTATTGCTGCTTACCGCTATTCACAGGCTGTTATTATTATGGTTGAGGATCCAAGTAAAGGTATTATGCAATGCATTCGTGAAAGTAAGGAAATGATGGTAGGACATAAGTGGGAATTCTTTGTTCTGGAGCTGTCCTTTATTTTATGGCAGCTTTTGGGCCTTGTCACCTGCGGTCTTGCTTTCGTTTATGTATATCCTTATATGAAGGTTACTTTTGCTAATTATTATAATGCAATAAAGCCTAATGCGGTTGTATTTGAGGAAGCGACTGTAATTGAGTAA
- the udk gene encoding uridine kinase — MKCVIIGIAGGTGSGKSTFTNRLKEAFCDDIAVIYHDNYYKKQDGISFEERKKMNYDHPEAFETELLLDQLKKLRDGESVDCPVYDYSMHNRSQNVVKVEPKKVILVEGILVFADERLRSMFDIKIFVEADADERILRRVIRDVKERGRDIEGVVEQYLTTVKPMHYLYVEPTKPMADVIINSGMNEVAFQLVKTNIEKILESGN, encoded by the coding sequence ATGAAGTGTGTGATAATTGGAATTGCCGGAGGAACCGGCTCAGGGAAGTCGACCTTTACCAACCGGTTAAAGGAAGCGTTTTGTGATGATATCGCGGTTATCTATCATGATAATTATTATAAAAAGCAGGATGGGATCTCTTTTGAAGAGAGAAAGAAAATGAATTATGACCATCCCGAAGCTTTTGAAACAGAGCTTTTGCTGGATCAGCTTAAAAAGCTACGGGATGGAGAATCGGTTGATTGTCCTGTTTATGATTATTCCATGCACAACCGTTCTCAAAATGTGGTGAAGGTGGAGCCTAAAAAGGTTATTTTAGTCGAGGGGATCCTGGTTTTTGCGGATGAACGCTTAAGAAGCATGTTTGATATAAAAATCTTTGTGGAGGCTGACGCCGATGAACGGATCCTTCGCCGGGTGATCCGGGATGTAAAGGAAAGAGGCCGGGATATCGAGGGTGTTGTGGAACAGTATTTAACCACAGTTAAGCCTATGCATTATTTGTATGTGGAGCCTACGAAACCAATGGCAGATGTTATTATAAACAGCGGCATGAATGAGGTTGCGTTTCAGCTAGTGAAAACGAATATTGAGAAGATATTGGAGTCTGGTAATTAG